A genomic region of Paenibacillus sp. PL2-23 contains the following coding sequences:
- a CDS encoding (Fe-S)-binding protein gives MAEINIRRKPNIQHANPLAQTLLNKLDYDQLTNCMRCGFCLPACPTFRETGIEPESPRGRIALMKAVADGLMDPDQAFQDQMNHCLGCRACEPACPADVKYGALIEQTRDAIEAHAEHRAPVAGLRKLMFRGVFPKRASLKLLGGSMALYQKSGLRKLARGSGIMKLLPEHLREMERILPDATSKGVVERLGSFYPAKGEPIAKVALFRGCIMDVMFAGTNVNTVKLLSEAGFDVVIPESQACCGALHAHSGELAEARSLAKNNIAAFREAGVSYIVSNAGGCGALLVEYDHLLQEERDERLREDARWFASRVIDVSSLIMERGRVPRFTEGSGEAGAIAITYQDSCHLRNVMKSSDAPRKLLRSVEGAAYTEMKEADRCCGSAGIYNVTQPEMAGQLLKHKMEHASATQARYMLTSNPGCLLQMKLGIQKHAPETHMEALHIVDYLHERLQPAST, from the coding sequence ATGGCTGAAATAAATATCAGACGAAAACCGAATATCCAGCATGCGAATCCTCTGGCGCAGACGCTGCTGAACAAGCTGGATTATGATCAGCTCACGAATTGTATGCGCTGCGGCTTTTGTCTTCCGGCTTGTCCCACCTTCCGGGAGACGGGCATTGAGCCGGAATCCCCTCGCGGCAGAATCGCACTGATGAAGGCGGTCGCCGACGGGTTAATGGATCCGGACCAGGCGTTCCAGGATCAGATGAATCATTGCCTGGGTTGCCGCGCCTGCGAGCCGGCTTGTCCAGCCGACGTCAAATACGGGGCGCTGATCGAGCAGACCAGAGACGCCATTGAGGCTCATGCGGAGCACCGCGCCCCTGTCGCAGGCTTACGTAAGCTGATGTTCCGCGGCGTATTCCCGAAGCGGGCAAGCTTGAAGCTGCTGGGCGGCTCCATGGCGTTGTATCAGAAGTCGGGGCTGCGCAAGCTGGCCAGAGGAAGCGGGATCATGAAGCTGCTGCCGGAGCATCTGCGCGAGATGGAGCGTATATTGCCTGACGCAACATCGAAGGGTGTTGTGGAGCGGCTCGGCTCGTTCTACCCTGCCAAGGGAGAGCCGATTGCCAAGGTCGCGCTGTTCCGGGGCTGCATAATGGACGTGATGTTCGCGGGCACCAACGTCAATACGGTGAAGCTGCTGTCAGAGGCGGGCTTTGATGTTGTGATTCCGGAGTCGCAGGCCTGCTGCGGCGCCTTGCACGCGCATAGCGGTGAGCTGGCCGAGGCTCGGTCGCTGGCGAAAAACAATATTGCGGCGTTCCGGGAAGCGGGAGTTTCGTATATTGTTTCCAACGCGGGCGGCTGCGGCGCGCTGCTGGTGGAATACGATCATCTTCTGCAGGAGGAGCGGGACGAGAGGCTTAGAGAGGACGCCAGGTGGTTCGCCTCCCGCGTTATTGACGTGAGCAGCTTGATTATGGAGCGGGGGCGTGTGCCACGCTTCACGGAGGGTTCCGGCGAGGCTGGCGCCATCGCGATTACCTATCAGGATTCCTGCCACCTGCGCAACGTGATGAAGAGCTCAGACGCGCCCCGGAAGCTTCTCCGAAGCGTGGAGGGTGCCGCATACACGGAGATGAAGGAGGCGGATCGCTGCTGCGGCTCCGCAGGCATCTACAACGTAACCCAGCCGGAGATGGCGGGACAACTACTGAAGCACAAGATGGAGCATGCTTCGGCTACCCAAGCGCGTTATATGCTGACGAGCAATCCCGGCTGTCTGCTTCAGATGAAGCTCGGCATCCAGAAGCATGCTCCGGAGACGCATATGGAAGCCCTTCATATTGTGGATTATTTGCATGAGCGCCTTCAGCCTGCTTCTACATGA
- a CDS encoding TrkA family potassium uptake protein, with the protein MMRKQFVVIGLGRFGGSVTRTLLSMGHEVMGIDKDERIVQEFASVMTEVFQADSTDENLMRKLGVRNMDHAIVAIGEDLQSSILTTLILKDLGLRTVTAKATSDYHQRMLEGVGADHIVHPERDTGIRVAHQVTSKNMIEYVELSPEHSLVEVLAPSTFNSKTLKTLNFRAKYGCSVMAIRRKRGELIVSPYADEVIFEGDMLVVIGNNKDIQRFERALED; encoded by the coding sequence ATGATGAGGAAGCAATTTGTGGTAATTGGCTTGGGCAGGTTCGGAGGCAGCGTCACCAGGACGCTGCTGTCCATGGGCCACGAGGTTATGGGCATTGACAAGGACGAGAGGATTGTGCAGGAGTTCGCCTCCGTTATGACGGAAGTGTTCCAGGCGGATTCTACAGACGAAAATTTGATGCGAAAGCTTGGCGTCCGCAATATGGATCATGCCATCGTGGCGATTGGAGAGGATCTGCAGTCCAGTATTCTGACGACGCTGATCTTGAAGGATCTGGGGCTCAGGACGGTGACGGCCAAGGCGACAAGCGACTACCATCAGCGCATGCTGGAGGGTGTTGGCGCCGATCATATCGTACACCCGGAGCGGGATACCGGCATCAGGGTTGCTCATCAGGTAACCTCCAAAAATATGATCGAATATGTGGAGCTCTCCCCCGAGCACAGTCTAGTGGAGGTGCTTGCGCCGTCCACATTCAACAGCAAAACGTTAAAAACGTTAAATTTTCGAGCCAAATACGGCTGCTCCGTTATGGCGATCCGCAGAAAGCGGGGCGAGCTGATCGTATCCCCTTATGCCGATGAGGTCATTTTTGAGGGCGATATGCTTGTCGTCATTGGCAATAATAAGGATATTCAGCGTTTCGAGAGAGCGCTTGAGGATTAA
- a CDS encoding TrkH family potassium uptake protein, whose product MGAIMDIAGLRNKRGLNPHQWTIIGFAAIIAAGALLLALPVSSADGESVGLLDALFTATSAVCVTGLTVIDTGTSFSLFGQYVIMLLIQIGGMGFMAYGVIIALLLGKRIGLKHRVFIQESTKSTSIKGLVKLVKAIVLITFSFEAAGAALLWLRWMPELGAGQAAYYAVFHAVSAFNNAGFGLWPDSLVGYAGDPIVNLAITSLFIMGGIGFIVIVDVYRKRSWSRFSLHTKIVLLITAMLSGGGFLVILGLELLNPAVFGALSWPEKLWAAYFQSVTTRTAGFNTVDLTGMLAASQFLMIFLMFIGASSGSTGGGIKTNTFMVLLVAMYSSIRGRRQIHVFNRRISTEIVLSALSVIIISLGLVLTVSFLLSITEAGQPFLSLLFEATSAFATVGMTIGVTPELSPIGKIIIICTMFAGRLGPLTLAYALASRQRDSKIGYPEEKVLIG is encoded by the coding sequence ATGGGGGCCATTATGGACATTGCGGGCTTACGGAACAAAAGGGGGCTGAATCCGCATCAGTGGACGATTATTGGCTTTGCGGCCATTATAGCGGCGGGCGCGCTGCTGCTGGCGCTTCCGGTGTCGTCGGCAGACGGAGAATCCGTCGGCTTGCTGGACGCCCTCTTCACCGCGACATCGGCCGTTTGCGTCACCGGACTGACAGTTATTGATACGGGAACGTCCTTCTCATTGTTCGGACAATACGTCATTATGCTGCTTATCCAGATCGGCGGTATGGGCTTTATGGCTTATGGGGTTATTATTGCCTTATTGCTGGGCAAACGAATTGGACTCAAGCACCGTGTATTCATCCAGGAATCCACCAAATCGACCTCCATTAAAGGGCTGGTCAAGCTGGTCAAGGCGATTGTGCTGATTACCTTCTCATTCGAGGCAGCCGGCGCCGCGCTGCTGTGGCTACGATGGATGCCGGAGCTGGGAGCGGGGCAAGCGGCTTATTATGCCGTCTTCCACGCGGTTTCAGCCTTCAACAACGCCGGCTTCGGGCTTTGGCCGGACAGTCTCGTCGGTTATGCAGGGGATCCTATCGTGAATCTGGCCATTACGAGCCTATTCATCATGGGCGGCATCGGATTTATTGTTATTGTGGATGTGTATCGCAAAAGAAGCTGGAGCCGCTTCTCGCTTCATACCAAGATTGTGCTGCTTATAACAGCGATGCTGTCAGGTGGAGGGTTTCTGGTCATACTGGGGCTTGAGCTGCTTAACCCCGCTGTGTTCGGCGCCCTGAGCTGGCCCGAGAAGCTGTGGGCCGCTTATTTCCAAAGCGTAACGACTAGAACCGCAGGCTTTAATACGGTCGATTTGACGGGAATGCTGGCCGCTTCGCAATTTTTGATGATCTTTTTGATGTTTATTGGCGCCTCCTCCGGCTCCACGGGCGGGGGGATCAAAACCAATACGTTTATGGTGCTGCTTGTGGCGATGTACAGCAGCATTCGCGGACGCCGCCAGATTCATGTGTTCAACCGAAGAATATCGACCGAAATTGTGCTGAGCGCCTTGTCCGTTATTATCATTTCGCTAGGGCTCGTATTAACGGTTTCCTTCTTGCTCTCCATTACGGAAGCCGGCCAGCCATTTCTTAGTCTGCTGTTCGAGGCGACCTCCGCATTCGCTACGGTAGGCATGACGATCGGGGTGACGCCGGAGCTTTCGCCCATTGGCAAGATCATTATTATATGTACCATGTTCGCCGGACGGCTGGGGCCGCTTACGCTTGCTTATGCGTTAGCCAGCCGGCAGCGGGATAGCAAGATCGGTTATCCGGAGGAGAAGGTGCTTATCGGCTGA
- the nagZ gene encoding beta-N-acetylhexosaminidase produces the protein MPHVRTLRHAHIVRISLCFAAIAVMLATASCGLANRDRQEEPDRPSITDAPTSTIVTPAPSQAATPTPTPSVDDQLLETIRRMDLTAKVGQLVMVGLDGTFLNESALRMIQEDKVGGFILFRSNIKSAEQTNTLLNELKTANGENAVPLWLGVDQEGGRVSRLPSELRQTPSARQVASANDPAFTREISEAIGTELKALGFNMNFAPVLDINSNPRNPVIGDRAFGDNPKDVIAHGLASMNGLSEGGVAAVVKHFPGHGDTAVDSHLDLPLIDKSLEELESFELLPFREAIRQGADAVMVGHLLMRQLDDERPASLSPAVIRELLRDRLQYDGVVMTDDMTMGALRKGYGMGEAAVQSVLAGADLLLVCHEERLQLEVLQALEQAAEQGILTEQRIDESLLRLLRLKYQYALSDEPSPPVDPEALNERMDSVMDDHPSSISR, from the coding sequence ATGCCGCATGTCCGTACCCTTCGTCACGCCCATATTGTTCGAATAAGCTTATGCTTTGCTGCCATTGCCGTTATGCTGGCTACCGCAAGCTGCGGTCTGGCGAACCGCGACCGCCAAGAAGAGCCTGACCGCCCGTCGATAACCGACGCCCCTACGTCCACTATCGTCACGCCAGCACCCTCCCAAGCCGCAACTCCGACGCCAACGCCATCCGTTGACGACCAGCTGCTGGAAACCATCCGCAGGATGGATTTGACAGCCAAGGTGGGACAGCTGGTGATGGTTGGGCTCGACGGCACTTTTCTGAACGAATCGGCTCTCCGAATGATTCAGGAGGATAAGGTGGGAGGCTTTATTCTGTTCAGAAGCAATATAAAGTCCGCAGAGCAGACGAACACGCTTCTTAACGAGCTGAAGACCGCTAACGGAGAGAATGCAGTGCCATTATGGCTTGGAGTTGACCAGGAAGGCGGGCGAGTGAGCCGCTTGCCCAGCGAACTCAGGCAAACGCCTTCAGCCCGCCAGGTCGCGTCCGCCAATGATCCCGCGTTTACACGTGAGATTAGCGAAGCGATTGGCACCGAGCTGAAGGCGCTTGGCTTCAATATGAACTTTGCGCCGGTGCTTGACATTAACAGCAATCCGCGCAACCCGGTCATCGGTGACCGCGCGTTCGGAGACAATCCCAAGGACGTTATCGCGCATGGCCTGGCCAGTATGAATGGCCTCTCGGAGGGCGGCGTCGCGGCTGTCGTCAAGCATTTTCCGGGACATGGAGACACGGCGGTTGATTCCCATCTCGATCTGCCGCTTATCGACAAATCGTTGGAGGAGCTGGAGTCTTTCGAGCTGCTTCCGTTCCGCGAAGCCATTCGGCAAGGGGCGGACGCCGTAATGGTCGGCCATCTGCTCATGCGGCAGCTGGACGATGAGCGCCCCGCTTCGCTGTCGCCTGCCGTCATCAGGGAGCTTCTGCGCGACAGGCTGCAGTATGACGGTGTTGTCATGACAGATGATATGACTATGGGCGCCCTGCGCAAGGGGTATGGAATGGGTGAGGCGGCAGTCCAGTCTGTGCTGGCCGGCGCCGACCTGCTCCTCGTCTGCCATGAAGAGAGGCTTCAGCTGGAGGTGCTGCAAGCGCTGGAGCAGGCCGCAGAGCAAGGCATTCTGACCGAGCAGCGAATCGATGAAAGCCTCTTGCGCTTGCTTCGACTCAAATATCAATATGCTTTGTCCGACGAGCCTTCCCCACCCGTCGACCCTGAGGCGCTTAATGAACGCATGGACAGCGTTATGGATGACCATCCATCGTCTATCAGCCGATAA
- a CDS encoding UTP--glucose-1-phosphate uridylyltransferase, giving the protein MIHKAIIPAAGYGIRNLPITKAVPKEMFPIAGRPTIDYIVEEALLAGITEILIVCSRHKTAIMDYFDRSIEIEWFLARRGKEHLIPSISPPKAHIHYIRQHEALGLGHAVLQGRSFAEGQPAAVLLPDQVSLSRRSMLLPLIRSYETHGTHIIGLQRVPSHMLQHYGVVSVEPLRQREFAIDSIIEKPQSNPPSNLAIMGRYLLLPDIFDSLEQTKPGLGGEIQLTDALTRLCPTSMGPAVPEPAQPDKPTGQTEQAACRSAPSQEMTSSRLDTEQNCTHAHGPYSPVANIRHSAAGALSSSLVGYEYTNRWYDTSVDADYLKIQQKAYQMKKRGV; this is encoded by the coding sequence TTGATTCATAAAGCCATCATCCCAGCTGCCGGCTATGGGATTCGAAATCTGCCGATTACTAAAGCCGTCCCGAAGGAAATGTTCCCCATCGCCGGGAGGCCGACAATTGACTACATTGTGGAGGAAGCACTCCTGGCCGGCATAACGGAAATATTGATCGTCTGCTCTCGTCACAAGACAGCGATTATGGATTATTTTGACCGATCGATTGAGATAGAGTGGTTCCTTGCCCGGCGCGGCAAGGAGCATCTGATCCCCAGCATCAGCCCTCCCAAGGCCCACATCCACTACATTCGGCAGCACGAAGCGCTGGGGCTTGGCCATGCCGTTCTGCAAGGCCGCTCCTTCGCCGAGGGCCAGCCGGCAGCTGTGCTTCTGCCAGATCAAGTCAGTCTGTCGCGCCGCTCCATGCTGCTTCCGTTAATACGCAGCTATGAGACGCACGGCACGCATATTATCGGCTTGCAGCGTGTGCCCTCCCATATGCTCCAGCATTATGGAGTCGTCTCTGTAGAGCCGCTTCGCCAGCGTGAATTCGCGATAGACTCCATTATCGAGAAGCCGCAATCGAATCCGCCGTCCAATCTTGCAATAATGGGACGCTACCTGCTGCTGCCGGATATATTCGATAGCCTGGAGCAGACAAAGCCGGGTCTCGGCGGTGAAATTCAATTGACCGACGCGCTTACTCGGCTATGCCCGACGTCCATGGGGCCCGCGGTTCCTGAGCCCGCTCAGCCGGATAAACCGACAGGGCAAACAGAGCAAGCGGCCTGTCGCTCAGCTCCATCCCAGGAAATGACTTCCTCTCGCTTGGACACCGAGCAGAACTGCACGCATGCTCATGGTCCGTATTCCCCTGTGGCTAACATCCGCCATTCCGCAGCTGGCGCGCTGTCCAGCTCGCTTGTCGGCTATGAATATACGAACCGCTGGTACGATACGAGCGTCGACGCCGATTATCTCAAAATACAGCAAAAAGCTTATCAAATGAAAAAGCGCGGGGTTTGA
- a CDS encoding UDP-glucose/GDP-mannose dehydrogenase family protein, with product MNICIVGAGYVGLTTAAVLAELGHRVECVDRDEGRIERLNRGIIPIYEPGLEELTVRNRQSGRLLFSADVPASMENNEMIMIAVGTPSGEDGTADLVYVRSVLLTLAGAIKDYKIIIMKSTVPPGTGEWAERFLLGRDVPPHKFDIVSNPEFLREGTAIYDTLHPDRIVIGSSSRAAAEAVRSLYSGIGAETLITGRAEAELIKYGSNAFLATKLSFVNELARVCEAFGADITTVSAGVGMDSRIGSKFMQAGIGYGGSCLPKDVSALIAASAAREEDLTLLKAVERVNQTQVDVYVRKLAAVAGPLTESKHVAVWGATFKENTDDIRHSQAIALMKRLAAIGCRITAYDPLVKPAIEGVEWMPSAIDAAAGADALVVATGWSELVGPDWNKVKRALAGDVVLDGRNVLDPAKLASAGLRHVGVGRT from the coding sequence ATGAATATTTGTATAGTAGGGGCAGGGTATGTGGGGCTTACGACCGCTGCTGTTCTGGCCGAGCTTGGCCATCGAGTCGAGTGCGTGGACCGGGATGAGGGACGGATCGAGCGACTGAACCGTGGGATCATACCGATCTATGAGCCGGGCTTGGAGGAGCTGACGGTCCGGAACCGGCAAAGCGGTAGACTGCTCTTCTCCGCGGACGTGCCGGCATCCATGGAGAATAATGAGATGATCATGATTGCGGTCGGCACACCGTCCGGCGAAGACGGAACGGCTGATCTGGTCTATGTGAGAAGCGTTCTGCTTACGCTTGCGGGAGCGATCAAGGATTACAAGATTATTATAATGAAGAGTACTGTGCCGCCTGGCACGGGGGAGTGGGCGGAGCGCTTCCTGCTGGGACGCGATGTCCCTCCGCATAAGTTCGACATCGTATCCAACCCCGAGTTTCTGAGGGAAGGGACAGCGATATACGATACGTTGCATCCTGATCGGATCGTGATCGGCTCCTCCAGCCGCGCGGCGGCGGAGGCCGTTCGCTCGCTGTATTCCGGCATTGGGGCGGAGACGCTTATTACAGGCCGCGCAGAGGCGGAGCTGATCAAATACGGCTCCAACGCGTTCCTCGCGACCAAGCTGTCCTTCGTCAATGAGCTGGCACGGGTGTGCGAAGCGTTTGGCGCAGATATTACGACGGTATCGGCAGGCGTTGGCATGGATTCCCGCATCGGGAGCAAGTTCATGCAGGCCGGCATCGGGTATGGCGGCTCCTGCTTGCCCAAGGACGTCAGCGCCCTGATCGCAGCGTCCGCCGCGAGGGAGGAGGACTTGACCCTGCTCAAGGCCGTTGAACGCGTCAACCAAACGCAGGTCGATGTCTATGTGAGGAAGCTTGCAGCTGTTGCAGGTCCGTTAACTGAAAGCAAGCATGTGGCGGTGTGGGGAGCGACCTTCAAGGAAAATACCGATGACATTCGGCACTCGCAGGCCATTGCGCTCATGAAGCGGCTTGCCGCCATTGGCTGCAGAATCACGGCCTACGATCCCCTTGTTAAGCCTGCCATTGAAGGTGTGGAGTGGATGCCCAGCGCCATTGACGCTGCTGCCGGAGCCGACGCGCTTGTAGTGGCGACGGGCTGGAGCGAGCTTGTGGGGCCAGACTGGAATAAGGTGAAGCGCGCCCTGGCGGGCGATGTGGTGCTGGACGGACGGAACGTGCTTGATCCAGCGAAGCTGGCAAGCGCCGGACTGCGGCATGTAGGAGTGGGACGCACATGA
- a CDS encoding NAD-dependent epimerase/dehydratase family protein yields the protein MKIIVTGAAGFVGSHLCDKLLQSGHEVIGIDAMVRDELQVIGLRNLESAMRHPSFHYRPDNLLAIPWETVLPEADVVYHLAGIPGVRSSWGTDFGHYVSNNINATQRLLEACKGTALKKLVFVSTSSVYGETLGKVSESAMPSPLSPYGVSKLTGEQLCRVYARNEGIPVVILRYFTVYGPRQRSDMAFHRFIRQILLNRPITIYGDGYQTRDFTYVGDCAEATAAVAEAEHVIGETINIGGKERASVRDVIALLERLTGKHAKLVRIGGLKGEPMHTWADIAKAERLLGYAPKVGLAEGLREEIAYMQKLL from the coding sequence ATGAAAATAATCGTAACCGGCGCTGCCGGCTTCGTAGGCTCGCATCTATGCGATAAGCTGCTGCAGAGCGGCCATGAGGTCATTGGGATCGACGCGATGGTGCGGGATGAGCTCCAGGTGATCGGCTTGCGCAATTTGGAATCGGCTATGCGCCATCCAAGCTTTCATTACCGGCCGGATAACCTGCTGGCCATTCCATGGGAGACGGTCCTTCCCGAGGCTGATGTCGTCTATCATCTGGCCGGCATTCCTGGGGTGCGGAGCAGTTGGGGGACGGACTTTGGCCATTACGTCTCCAACAATATTAACGCGACGCAGCGACTGCTGGAGGCTTGTAAGGGAACAGCGCTCAAGAAGCTGGTGTTCGTCTCCACCTCGTCCGTCTACGGAGAGACACTGGGCAAGGTGTCGGAGTCGGCGATGCCGTCGCCGCTTTCGCCCTATGGAGTCTCCAAGCTGACAGGCGAGCAGCTGTGCCGCGTGTATGCGAGAAATGAAGGCATACCGGTCGTTATTCTTCGTTACTTCACCGTCTATGGCCCGCGCCAGCGCTCAGATATGGCTTTCCACCGATTTATCAGGCAAATCCTGCTGAATCGTCCCATTACGATATATGGAGATGGTTATCAGACGCGGGATTTCACCTATGTGGGCGACTGCGCCGAAGCGACGGCGGCCGTCGCCGAAGCTGAGCATGTCATCGGCGAGACCATTAACATCGGAGGCAAGGAGCGTGCGTCTGTACGGGATGTCATCGCGTTGCTTGAGCGTCTAACCGGCAAGCACGCCAAGCTTGTTCGCATCGGCGGCCTAAAGGGTGAGCCGATGCATACCTGGGCGGACATCGCCAAGGCGGAGCGGCTGCTCGGCTATGCGCCGAAGGTGGGGCTGGCGGAGGGCCTGCGCGAGGAAATCGCTTATATGCAAAAGCTACTGTAA
- a CDS encoding helix-turn-helix transcriptional regulator → MQRQTHLLTLPSHPYFCMPESIGHYVDWPEHGVNRSAGALNNFSIHYIVAGKGYVELDGEAQTLEAGHAFLYFPHQRQRYYSDKEDPWNVRWFHFYGNVLQDYMLRLQLQRSHLWSLKQAEQWIAAHEALLAEAESYRLLRPHRLSALTYELLAIFVEQAVPMQDARSGSSAHRILELLPKMQQEACEPFLLEAWAMEAGVTPHYFCKLFRGVMQMTPMEFITRCRLQTAKHWLLERKEASIGTIAKEAGYPSASYFNKRFMAHEGMTPTAYRQLYDAGE, encoded by the coding sequence ATGCAGCGTCAGACCCATCTGCTTACCTTGCCAAGCCACCCTTATTTCTGTATGCCGGAATCCATCGGCCATTATGTCGACTGGCCCGAGCACGGGGTCAATCGAAGCGCTGGCGCGCTGAACAATTTCAGCATTCATTATATTGTTGCCGGCAAAGGCTATGTCGAGCTGGACGGTGAGGCGCAGACGCTGGAGGCCGGGCACGCTTTTCTATATTTTCCTCATCAGAGGCAGCGTTATTACAGCGACAAGGAGGACCCTTGGAATGTCCGGTGGTTTCACTTCTACGGCAACGTGCTGCAGGATTATATGCTCCGCCTGCAGCTGCAGCGCAGCCACCTATGGTCCCTCAAGCAGGCCGAGCAGTGGATCGCAGCGCACGAAGCGCTGTTAGCCGAGGCGGAGAGCTACCGGCTGCTGCGGCCTCATCGCTTAAGCGCGCTGACCTATGAATTGCTGGCCATATTTGTCGAGCAGGCAGTCCCCATGCAGGACGCAAGGTCGGGCTCGTCCGCGCACCGCATTCTGGAGCTGCTGCCGAAGATGCAGCAGGAGGCCTGCGAGCCATTTCTCCTGGAAGCATGGGCGATGGAGGCCGGCGTCACGCCGCATTATTTCTGCAAGCTGTTCCGCGGCGTCATGCAGATGACTCCGATGGAATTTATTACGCGCTGCCGGCTTCAAACCGCCAAGCATTGGCTCCTGGAACGGAAAGAAGCCTCCATTGGCACGATTGCCAAGGAGGCCGGATATCCAAGCGCCAGCTATTTCAACAAAAGGTTCATGGCGCATGAGGGGATGACGCCAACAGCCTACAGACAGCTGTATGACGCAGGGGAATAA
- a CDS encoding Gfo/Idh/MocA family oxidoreductase, giving the protein MSNSKLQWGIIGYAKIAKRSVIPGIQGSLYNEVAAIASRNLDKAKEAAEAHGIAKAYGSYEELLADEAIDAVYIPLPNHMHKEWAIRAAEAGKHVLCEKPIALNAEEAAEMKEACEKAGVQLLEAFMYRCHPRYETIREVIQSGEIGQLRGIRSAFTFNNAGDAANVRYRKEWGGGSLYDVGCYPINAARLLMGQEPEAVTVQAHFSPEHDDVDMMASGLLEFEGGVSLTFDCGMWAAFRNPLEVLGTEGVIEVPSAFVTPEPGSGNFFVQTKEGRREVEVPHVNAYTLQAEQMRRAILGEEALPYGPQDAIANMKVIDACLKSARERTRVQL; this is encoded by the coding sequence ATGTCGAACAGCAAGCTGCAATGGGGCATTATTGGCTACGCGAAAATCGCGAAGCGTTCTGTTATTCCCGGCATACAAGGGTCACTATACAATGAGGTGGCTGCTATCGCAAGCCGCAATCTGGATAAAGCCAAGGAGGCGGCAGAAGCCCATGGCATTGCCAAAGCTTATGGAAGCTACGAGGAATTGCTGGCTGATGAAGCAATCGACGCCGTCTATATTCCCTTGCCGAATCATATGCACAAGGAATGGGCCATTCGCGCTGCTGAAGCAGGCAAGCATGTGCTCTGCGAGAAGCCAATCGCGCTGAACGCTGAGGAAGCGGCGGAGATGAAGGAGGCTTGCGAGAAGGCAGGCGTGCAGCTGCTGGAGGCATTTATGTATCGCTGCCATCCACGGTACGAGACGATCCGGGAGGTCATCCAATCGGGCGAGATCGGACAGCTGAGGGGCATTCGCAGCGCCTTTACGTTCAATAATGCGGGCGATGCCGCGAATGTAAGGTACCGCAAGGAATGGGGCGGCGGCTCCCTCTATGATGTGGGCTGTTATCCCATCAACGCCGCCAGATTGCTGATGGGACAAGAGCCGGAGGCTGTGACGGTACAAGCCCATTTCTCACCGGAGCACGACGACGTGGACATGATGGCTTCCGGTCTGCTGGAATTCGAGGGCGGTGTGTCGCTGACGTTCGACTGCGGCATGTGGGCCGCATTCCGCAATCCGCTGGAGGTGCTGGGGACGGAGGGTGTCATTGAGGTACCGTCGGCATTCGTCACGCCAGAACCGGGCAGCGGCAACTTCTTCGTGCAGACCAAAGAAGGACGCCGTGAGGTGGAGGTGCCTCATGTTAACGCTTATACGCTGCAGGCGGAGCAGATGCGCAGGGCCATTCTAGGGGAAGAGGCGCTGCCTTATGGTCCACAGGACGCCATTGCTAATATGAAAGTAATCGACGCCTGTCTGAAATCCGCGCGCGAGCGCACTAGAGTGCAATTATAG